The Neobacillus sp. PS3-34 genome has a window encoding:
- a CDS encoding alpha/beta-type small acid-soluble spore protein, which translates to MANNSSNQLVVPGVQQALDQMKYEIATEFGVQLGADTTSRANGSVGGEITKRLVQMAEQQLGGGFSR; encoded by the coding sequence ATGGCAAACAACAGCTCAAATCAACTTGTAGTACCTGGTGTACAACAAGCTCTTGACCAAATGAAATATGAAATCGCAACTGAGTTCGGTGTTCAACTTGGTGCTGATACAACTTCACGTGCTAACGGTTCTGTTGGTGGTGAAATCACTAAGCGTCTAGTTCAAATGGCTGAACAGCAATTAGGCGGCGGATTTTCCCGATAA
- a CDS encoding diguanylate cyclase domain-containing protein translates to MELLESDLVLQLKSCFFDMIGGESGIIPFETAAYEMLLTVKRLLHSEEVTLYWYDEWKQQFRYEGSAVDGSNASTDPSFIPYELMETITGNCNVYRKPLPIDYFDRFDFLVMLKANGKLIGFMALKENRDKSLGQMGNGIFTGLAKECSLFLEKARNLEKVIMEEKKYKRLFKVTEKFHSTMDMDAVLGEIIMTLQDVYPAFSYYLLLSQDNHNHSGLPIKDLEYDSENIAAMQAYVTGTIQFEDSLQERRSILYAPLKGKQGVYGVLQVIAPNTLMFPKNEVEFITLLADTAGSALENAQLYQHSKRLISDLQLINETSHRLNSNLRLNETINYMCEQIINSFNAQEVGFFMLSHDQGEAQVLPGSTEFFLTQDAEIYINYIMGKIEKEIDSLFIGDLQLQTSSPNKKVFRSVIAVPMVQSDTLKGFAIIVQEEPYYFSFETFKLLQSLIHHSTLAFTNSILHEELEKMIITDHLTKLHSRNYLDERIQRSMLDDEQGAFILIDIDDFKIINDTYGHQLGDEVIIQVANLIKGNIRGSDIGARWGGEELAIYLPKVTLSAGVAIADRLVERVAESTDPNVTISCGVSYWNRDRLDSFKFLFKRADEALYYAKNSGKNKVITQEDKTRIS, encoded by the coding sequence ATGGAATTATTGGAGAGCGACCTGGTCCTTCAGCTTAAAAGCTGTTTTTTTGATATGATCGGCGGAGAGTCTGGCATAATACCTTTTGAAACGGCTGCCTATGAAATGCTGTTGACTGTAAAAAGGTTGCTTCATTCAGAGGAAGTTACTTTATATTGGTATGATGAATGGAAACAGCAATTTCGGTATGAAGGGAGTGCGGTTGATGGAAGTAATGCATCCACCGACCCATCTTTTATTCCATACGAATTAATGGAAACGATAACAGGAAATTGCAATGTGTACCGTAAACCGCTGCCTATCGATTATTTTGATAGGTTTGATTTTCTGGTCATGCTGAAGGCAAACGGTAAATTGATTGGCTTTATGGCTTTGAAGGAAAACCGTGATAAAAGTCTCGGTCAGATGGGAAACGGGATATTTACGGGACTAGCGAAGGAATGCAGTTTATTTTTAGAAAAGGCACGTAACCTGGAAAAAGTAATAATGGAAGAGAAAAAATATAAACGTCTCTTTAAGGTAACGGAAAAATTTCACTCCACTATGGATATGGATGCTGTTCTCGGTGAAATTATTATGACGCTTCAAGACGTGTACCCTGCTTTTTCTTATTATCTACTTCTTTCACAGGATAATCATAACCACAGCGGGCTTCCTATTAAGGATTTGGAATATGATAGTGAAAATATTGCTGCCATGCAGGCCTATGTAACCGGAACCATCCAGTTCGAAGATTCTTTGCAGGAAAGAAGATCCATTTTATATGCCCCTTTAAAAGGGAAGCAGGGAGTATATGGGGTGCTGCAGGTTATTGCCCCAAATACACTTATGTTTCCGAAAAATGAAGTGGAATTCATCACTCTGCTCGCTGATACTGCAGGCAGTGCTCTGGAAAATGCCCAGCTTTACCAGCATTCAAAAAGGCTTATTTCAGATTTGCAGTTAATCAATGAAACATCACACCGGCTGAATTCTAATTTACGTTTAAATGAAACCATCAATTACATGTGCGAACAAATAATTAATTCATTTAATGCTCAGGAAGTCGGATTTTTTATGCTTTCACATGATCAGGGAGAGGCACAGGTTTTGCCCGGATCTACTGAATTTTTCCTGACGCAGGATGCTGAAATCTATATAAATTATATAATGGGAAAAATCGAGAAAGAAATAGACTCTCTTTTTATCGGGGATTTACAGCTTCAAACTAGTAGTCCTAATAAAAAGGTATTCCGTTCCGTAATAGCGGTTCCCATGGTTCAGAGTGATACATTGAAGGGCTTTGCGATTATTGTGCAGGAAGAACCCTATTATTTTTCCTTTGAAACCTTTAAGCTGCTGCAGTCGTTGATTCATCATTCGACTCTCGCATTCACGAACTCCATTCTGCATGAAGAATTGGAAAAAATGATTATAACAGATCATTTAACAAAATTGCATTCACGCAATTATTTGGATGAAAGAATCCAGAGGTCCATGTTAGATGACGAGCAGGGCGCATTTATCCTGATTGATATTGACGATTTTAAAATAATAAATGACACCTATGGGCATCAGCTAGGCGATGAAGTAATCATCCAGGTGGCGAATCTGATTAAAGGAAATATTCGTGGCTCAGATATTGGCGCGCGCTGGGGTGGAGAGGAATTAGCTATTTATCTGCCTAAAGTAACACTTAGCGCCGGCGTAGCGATAGCTGACAGATTGGTTGAAAGGGTAGCGGAAAGCACCGATCCTAATGTGACAATTTCCTGTGGTGTGTCATATTGGAACAGGGACAGACTTGACTCGTTTAAGTTTTTATTTAAGCGTGCAGATGAAGCGCTTTATTATGCCAAAAATTCCGGAAAAAACAAAGTGATTACCCAGGAAGATAAGACTCGGATAAGCTAG
- a CDS encoding cysteine desulfurase family protein — MIYFDNSATTKPYKDALESYVKVSTDYFGNPSSLHGLGGQAEKLLSQARAQIAALMNIKPAELFFTSGGTESNNLAIKGAALMNKGRGRHLITTKTEHPSVRGAMEQLEEFGFGVTYLSVDNMGRVSVEELRNAIKEDTILVSVMHVNNEVGTIQPIKEIGQMLEEFPKILFHVDHVQGIGKVPLDINKSRIDFCSISGHKFHGLKGTGAIYIREGLRLSPLFSGGNQEWRQRSGTENVAGIVAMAKALRLEMLNRDLGLEKMISIQDTLRMGLKEIEGIKIHTPTIHSAPHILNFSLEGIKSEIFVHALEEKEIYVSTTSACSSKKKAPSRTLLAMGVPQELAESSIRLSLSFDNREEEALIVLAAIKETTGNLGRIMTK, encoded by the coding sequence ATGATTTATTTTGACAATAGTGCAACTACAAAACCATATAAGGATGCTTTAGAGTCCTATGTAAAGGTATCAACTGATTACTTTGGAAATCCTTCATCACTTCACGGGCTGGGAGGACAGGCAGAAAAGCTTTTGTCACAGGCGAGAGCCCAAATCGCAGCCTTGATGAATATAAAGCCGGCGGAATTGTTTTTTACCTCCGGGGGAACGGAAAGCAATAATCTGGCGATTAAGGGAGCTGCTCTCATGAACAAGGGGAGAGGCCGACACCTTATAACCACCAAAACGGAGCATCCTTCCGTACGGGGAGCAATGGAACAGCTGGAAGAATTTGGGTTCGGTGTCACCTATCTGTCCGTCGATAATATGGGAAGAGTAAGTGTCGAAGAATTAAGAAATGCCATTAAAGAAGATACGATTTTAGTATCTGTCATGCATGTTAATAATGAAGTCGGCACCATCCAGCCAATTAAGGAAATTGGCCAAATGCTTGAAGAATTTCCTAAAATCCTTTTTCATGTTGACCATGTACAGGGAATCGGTAAGGTTCCATTGGATATAAATAAATCCAGAATTGATTTTTGTTCCATTTCGGGCCATAAATTCCATGGGTTAAAGGGAACAGGAGCCATATATATACGGGAAGGCCTAAGATTGTCACCATTATTTTCAGGTGGGAATCAGGAATGGCGCCAGAGGAGCGGCACCGAGAATGTGGCTGGAATTGTTGCTATGGCAAAGGCGTTACGGCTCGAGATGTTAAACAGGGATTTAGGCCTTGAAAAGATGATTTCAATTCAAGATACCTTGAGAATGGGGTTAAAGGAGATAGAAGGCATAAAGATCCATACGCCGACTATCCATTCCGCTCCGCATATTCTGAATTTTTCTCTGGAGGGTATCAAATCTGAAATTTTTGTCCATGCACTTGAGGAAAAAGAAATATATGTCTCAACTACAAGCGCATGCTCATCAAAAAAGAAAGCTCCAAGCCGGACACTTCTTGCAATGGGTGTTCCACAGGAGCTTGCAGAAAGCTCAATCCGTCTCAGCCTTTCCTTTGACAATAGAGAAGAAGAGGCTTTAATAGTTCTCGCCGCTATAAAAGAAACAACTGGGAATTTAGGAAGGATAATGACGAAATGA
- the mbcS gene encoding acyl-CoA synthetase MbcS produces MKREDLIAPENYNLVTEVEQFAASSERVALKWENEAGEKDEITYEQLIKKVNQAGNVFRDKGLQKGDVVLVMAPRLIEAYMVYLAALKAGLVVIPSSEMLREKDIQYRITHGDVKGIICYYPYVNQFGSIIQQNDLVAFSIGKQEEGWIFLDEEMKAASELFEFADTKRDDMAFLSYTSGTTGNPKGVVHTHGWAFAHLRTAAKNWLGIEDADTVWATACPGWQKWIWSPFLSVLGSGATGFVYHGKFEPGTYLKLLETYDINVLCCTPTEYRLMAKADNIHEFKLPHLHSAVSAGEPLNREVIETFKKHFNVEVRDGYGQTENTLLVGVSKGMELRPGSMGQPTPGNRVEIVNENGEICSVGEVGDIAVHFETPALFKNYYKDPERTAMQFRGDYYITGDKAKKDEDGYFWFEGRGDDIIISSGYTIGPFEVEDALVKHPYVKECAVVASPDEIRGHIVKAFVVLREEVDPNDPELIKKLQDHVKELTAPYKYPRKIEFLADLPKTTSGKIRRIELRQKEAQSANNA; encoded by the coding sequence ATGAAACGGGAAGATCTGATTGCACCTGAAAACTACAATCTGGTTACTGAAGTAGAGCAATTTGCGGCGAGTTCTGAGCGGGTTGCGTTAAAATGGGAAAATGAAGCTGGAGAGAAAGACGAAATTACATATGAGCAATTAATCAAAAAAGTAAACCAAGCAGGAAACGTATTCAGGGATAAGGGGCTGCAAAAGGGGGATGTAGTCCTTGTGATGGCACCAAGGCTTATTGAGGCATATATGGTCTATCTGGCGGCTTTAAAAGCAGGTCTTGTTGTCATTCCTAGTTCTGAAATGCTTAGGGAAAAGGATATTCAATACCGCATTACCCATGGGGATGTTAAAGGCATCATCTGCTATTATCCGTACGTCAATCAGTTTGGAAGTATTATTCAGCAAAATGACCTTGTCGCCTTCTCAATCGGAAAGCAGGAAGAAGGTTGGATTTTCCTGGATGAGGAAATGAAAGCGGCTTCAGAATTATTTGAGTTTGCTGACACTAAAAGAGATGACATGGCATTCTTATCTTATACATCGGGAACAACAGGCAATCCAAAAGGCGTTGTCCATACGCATGGATGGGCGTTCGCGCATTTAAGGACTGCCGCAAAAAATTGGCTCGGTATTGAAGATGCTGATACGGTCTGGGCAACTGCCTGCCCTGGCTGGCAAAAGTGGATATGGAGCCCTTTCTTATCCGTTCTTGGCTCAGGTGCGACAGGTTTTGTTTACCACGGAAAATTTGAACCAGGAACCTACTTGAAGCTCCTGGAAACATACGATATTAATGTTTTATGCTGTACCCCAACAGAATACAGACTGATGGCAAAAGCTGATAATATTCATGAATTTAAGCTTCCTCATCTTCATAGTGCTGTTTCAGCTGGTGAACCATTAAATCGCGAAGTAATTGAAACCTTCAAAAAGCATTTTAACGTGGAAGTCCGTGATGGTTATGGGCAGACAGAAAATACATTGCTTGTCGGTGTATCAAAAGGAATGGAGCTGCGACCGGGTTCTATGGGTCAGCCTACACCTGGAAACAGGGTTGAGATTGTCAATGAGAACGGCGAGATCTGTTCAGTCGGTGAAGTTGGGGATATTGCTGTCCACTTTGAAACACCTGCACTTTTTAAAAATTACTATAAAGATCCAGAGCGTACCGCCATGCAGTTCAGAGGTGATTATTACATCACCGGTGATAAGGCGAAAAAGGACGAAGACGGGTATTTCTGGTTCGAAGGGCGCGGCGATGATATTATTATCAGCTCTGGGTATACCATCGGTCCATTTGAGGTAGAGGATGCACTCGTAAAACACCCGTATGTTAAAGAATGTGCAGTCGTCGCGAGCCCTGATGAAATAAGAGGGCATATCGTAAAGGCGTTTGTAGTATTAAGGGAAGAAGTAGACCCGAATGACCCTGAGTTAATTAAAAAGCTTCAGGATCATGTGAAAGAATTGACTGCTCCATACAAATATCCAAGGAAAATTGAGTTCCTGGCTGACTTGCCAAAGACAACATCCGGGAAAATTCGCCGGATTGAACTTAGGCAAAAAGAAGCACAATCTGCAAATAATGCTTAA
- a CDS encoding NAD kinase: MSNRRNLYFYHKRDADMLAKAATLYELAERYGFTLVQDPAKANIIASIGGDGTFLQAVRKTGFREDCLYAGISTNRSLSMYCDFKIEDTSKMIEATNNEQIEVRRYPAIEVTVDGQSTFHCLNEFSIRSAIIKTLVMDVFIDQLHFETFRGDGLIVATPTGSTAYNKSVNGSIVDPLLPCMQVSELASVNNNRYRTLGASFILSGDRSLTLKIAADGNDHPTMGMDNEALSIRHVEKIEIKLSEKRIKTIKLKDNSFWEKVKRTFL; this comes from the coding sequence ATGTCAAATCGCCGAAATTTATATTTTTATCACAAACGGGATGCGGACATGCTCGCAAAGGCTGCCACTCTGTATGAACTGGCTGAAAGATACGGATTTACGCTGGTCCAGGATCCAGCAAAGGCAAACATTATTGCAAGCATCGGAGGCGATGGAACTTTCCTTCAGGCAGTCAGAAAGACCGGTTTCAGGGAAGATTGCTTATATGCTGGAATCTCTACGAATAGAAGCCTGAGCATGTATTGTGACTTCAAAATTGAAGACACCTCCAAAATGATAGAAGCTACTAATAATGAGCAAATTGAAGTTCGCCGTTATCCTGCTATTGAAGTAACAGTAGACGGCCAAAGTACATTCCACTGTCTCAATGAATTCAGCATCCGTTCGGCGATCATTAAGACGCTGGTGATGGATGTGTTTATTGACCAGCTTCACTTCGAAACCTTCCGTGGAGATGGGCTAATTGTAGCAACACCAACGGGGAGCACCGCATACAACAAATCGGTAAACGGTTCGATTGTCGATCCGCTGCTTCCATGCATGCAGGTGAGTGAACTCGCTTCCGTCAACAATAATAGGTACCGCACACTGGGTGCATCTTTCATTTTGAGCGGCGATCGCAGCCTGACCTTAAAGATTGCGGCTGATGGGAACGACCATCCCACAATGGGTATGGATAATGAGGCCTTAAGTATCCGCCATGTTGAAAAAATAGAAATTAAACTAAGCGAGAAGCGTATCAAAACGATAAAATTAAAAGATAACTCCTTCTGGGAAAAAGTAAAAAGAACCTTTTTATAG
- the sppA gene encoding signal peptide peptidase SppA, protein MNGKRWAALGIAAGLFLVSILMNFLSVFAFKGAENDFSSIFDAAEAPFTEEVVKDGSATKKIAILEVDGVIQDTGEAESFFQNGGYNHKSFMEKLNYVKDDDSVKGIILRVNSPGGGVVESAEIHNKIEEIQKDTKKPVYVSMGSMTASGGYYISTPADKIYASPETLTGSLGVIMEGINYEGLAKKYGVDFVTIKSGQYKDIMSPTRKMTEGERKILQNMINNSYEGFVRVISKGRHISVDQVKKIADGRIYDGRQAKELHLIDDFGYLDDVIRVMKKNEDLKGAQVVRYTENMGLGSLFNMSAHKMLGDNLEMSGLVKILSKPDSPRLMYLYAQ, encoded by the coding sequence ATGAACGGTAAGAGATGGGCAGCCCTTGGAATTGCTGCCGGATTATTTTTGGTGTCTATTTTAATGAATTTTTTATCCGTTTTCGCATTTAAAGGGGCTGAAAATGATTTCAGCAGCATTTTTGATGCTGCTGAAGCCCCTTTTACAGAGGAAGTTGTTAAGGATGGAAGTGCAACAAAGAAAATTGCCATTCTTGAGGTGGATGGAGTTATTCAGGACACTGGGGAAGCAGAATCCTTTTTTCAAAATGGCGGATATAACCACAAGTCATTTATGGAAAAGTTAAACTATGTAAAAGATGATGACAGCGTTAAAGGGATAATTTTAAGAGTTAATTCTCCCGGCGGCGGAGTGGTTGAAAGTGCTGAAATACATAACAAAATTGAAGAGATTCAAAAGGACACGAAGAAGCCCGTATATGTTTCGATGGGATCGATGACTGCATCAGGCGGCTATTACATCTCCACACCTGCCGATAAAATATATGCGAGTCCTGAAACGTTAACCGGCTCGTTAGGGGTAATTATGGAGGGAATTAATTACGAAGGACTTGCAAAGAAGTACGGAGTAGATTTCGTTACGATTAAGAGCGGGCAGTATAAGGATATTATGAGCCCTACACGAAAGATGACTGAGGGAGAAAGAAAAATTTTACAAAATATGATCAATAATTCATACGAAGGATTTGTGAGGGTGATTTCCAAAGGGCGCCACATATCTGTAGATCAAGTTAAAAAAATTGCAGATGGGCGAATTTACGATGGACGCCAGGCGAAGGAATTACACCTGATTGATGATTTTGGATATCTAGATGATGTTATCAGGGTGATGAAAAAAAATGAAGATTTAAAAGGTGCCCAAGTGGTACGCTACACTGAAAATATGGGTTTAGGTTCATTGTTCAACATGAGTGCCCACAAAATGTTGGGGGATAATCTTGAAATGTCTGGATTGGTAAAGATTCTTTCCAAGCCGGACTCCCCGCGCTTAATGTATTTATACGCACAATAA
- the rarD gene encoding EamA family transporter RarD produces MKKNEVQQGAAFAGFSYLLWGLLPIYWKLLRHVNSEEILANRVFWSFVFMVIVLLMTNKWKGFIQTLKGLSGNKKQMYALMIASILISINWFIYIWAVNSNQMIEASLGYYINPLVSVVLGMFVLKEKLSPIQYLSFFLALIGVLIISLSYGRIPWIAFALALSFGLYGLAKKLIKVESAIGLTLETMAVMPLSAIYLVFLFLKGTNSFLTAGAGTDLLLIGAGAATAVPLLYFAKGAQKIPLSMLGFLQYIAPTLTLILGIFVYGEHFSKLELLAFIFIWSALTVYSLSRTKLFTEKSKRARA; encoded by the coding sequence ATGAAAAAAAATGAAGTACAGCAGGGAGCCGCTTTTGCAGGATTTTCTTATTTGCTATGGGGTCTCCTTCCGATCTATTGGAAGTTATTGCGCCATGTAAATTCAGAGGAAATACTGGCAAACCGTGTATTTTGGTCGTTCGTGTTTATGGTTATTGTTCTTTTAATGACTAATAAATGGAAGGGTTTTATCCAAACACTAAAAGGCTTATCCGGAAATAAAAAACAGATGTATGCGTTGATGATAGCCTCCATTTTAATCAGCATTAATTGGTTTATATATATATGGGCTGTAAACAGCAATCAAATGATTGAAGCAAGCCTTGGATATTATATCAATCCACTAGTAAGTGTAGTGCTCGGTATGTTTGTTTTAAAGGAAAAACTCTCACCAATCCAGTACTTGTCTTTTTTCCTTGCATTAATAGGAGTATTGATTATATCCCTGTCATATGGAAGGATTCCATGGATTGCGTTTGCCTTGGCTTTATCATTCGGATTATACGGTCTGGCTAAGAAATTAATAAAAGTGGAGTCGGCCATTGGATTGACACTTGAAACTATGGCAGTGATGCCTTTGTCTGCTATTTATCTGGTATTCTTGTTTTTGAAAGGAACTAACTCTTTCTTAACGGCAGGAGCAGGTACTGATTTGCTTTTGATTGGTGCAGGTGCAGCAACAGCGGTTCCGCTGCTTTATTTTGCTAAAGGAGCACAAAAGATTCCTTTATCAATGCTTGGCTTTCTGCAGTATATCGCTCCTACGTTAACGCTAATTTTAGGAATCTTTGTTTACGGTGAACATTTTTCCAAACTTGAATTATTAGCATTTATCTTTATTTGGTCAGCATTGACAGTCTATTCCCTATCCAGAACCAAGCTTTTTACAGAGAAGAGTAAGAGGGCTCGCGCGTAA
- the ytfJ gene encoding GerW family sporulation protein → MSDHPIQGLMTTAMESLKEMIDVNTIIGDPVETPDGSVILTVSKVGFGFAAGGSEFTLDGSSKGQNQGQGQGQGQGQSIHPFGGGSGGGVSITPIAFLIVNSQGVRMLHLDESTHLYEKILDLAPQAVEKIQQMFSKKDEGNKGQYTQQNNHQQQSNYQKHDLDF, encoded by the coding sequence ATGTCTGATCATCCAATCCAGGGATTAATGACGACGGCGATGGAAAGTTTAAAAGAAATGATCGATGTTAATACCATCATAGGGGATCCGGTGGAAACCCCTGACGGCAGTGTCATTCTGACGGTTTCGAAGGTAGGGTTTGGATTTGCGGCCGGAGGAAGTGAGTTTACTCTAGATGGCTCATCGAAGGGCCAAAATCAAGGTCAGGGGCAAGGACAGGGTCAGGGTCAGTCCATCCACCCGTTTGGCGGAGGTAGCGGTGGCGGAGTTTCCATTACACCTATTGCCTTTTTAATTGTAAATTCACAGGGTGTAAGAATGCTTCATTTGGATGAAAGCACGCATTTATATGAGAAAATTTTAGATCTTGCTCCACAGGCAGTTGAGAAAATCCAGCAGATGTTTTCTAAAAAGGATGAAGGCAATAAAGGGCAATACACCCAGCAAAATAATCATCAGCAGCAGTCAAACTATCAAAAACATGATCTTGATTTTTAA
- the refZ gene encoding forespore capture DNA-binding protein RefZ — MVKNSKEAIVNAAISLFNTKGYSGTSIRDIAGSANVNIANIAYYFQNKHGLLEHCFTSFFEQYLAELEAGYVLLNQGAEFCLKNISANLLNFYFRNIHLTRFILREMSIDSQVVREIMSTYCLKEKYLLQKVLEKGKEWGEFRPHSSEYMIIQLKGLLTMPFLNPHYITEVLHVYTHERFFVEKYQQEIDNWIVGFLCTGIKRQKEAMLL; from the coding sequence ATGGTAAAGAATTCGAAAGAAGCGATTGTGAATGCAGCAATCTCGTTATTTAATACAAAAGGTTATTCTGGAACATCCATCAGGGACATTGCCGGGAGTGCAAATGTAAATATCGCTAATATTGCCTATTATTTTCAAAACAAGCACGGATTGCTGGAGCATTGTTTTACTTCTTTTTTTGAGCAGTATTTAGCTGAACTTGAGGCGGGATATGTACTCTTAAATCAAGGGGCTGAGTTCTGTCTGAAAAATATCTCGGCCAACCTCTTGAACTTCTACTTCCGTAATATCCACCTAACCAGATTTATTTTACGTGAGATGTCAATTGATTCACAGGTAGTCAGGGAAATTATGTCCACATATTGCCTGAAAGAAAAATATCTTCTCCAGAAGGTACTTGAAAAAGGTAAAGAATGGGGAGAGTTCCGACCCCATTCAAGTGAATATATGATAATCCAGCTAAAAGGGCTTCTGACCATGCCTTTTTTAAATCCACATTATATAACCGAGGTTCTTCACGTGTATACACATGAACGCTTTTTTGTTGAGAAATACCAACAGGAAATCGATAACTGGATTGTAGGGTTTCTATGCACTGGGATAAAACGGCAGAAAGAAGCCATGCTGTTATAA
- the hisJ gene encoding histidinol-phosphatase HisJ → MNKDGHIHTPFCPHGTKDSFEEYIQKALSLGLKEITFTEHAPFPDGFSDTVPTRDSAMQHKDLIDYFKEIDRVKERFRGKIVINAGLEVDYIEGFEEETKFFLNEIGEKLDDAVLSVHFLKQEGNYDCVDYSPDLFESMIKQYGSIKALYKKYYQTVLYSINADLGPFKPKRIGHITLIRKFHKKFPQPEDFKEEIFTILQSIKRNGYELDYNGAGTAKPLCREPYPSDWIVREAQKMKIPLIYGSDAHQTKDMGQGLNVMLF, encoded by the coding sequence ATTAACAAAGATGGGCATATCCATACTCCTTTTTGTCCTCATGGCACCAAGGATTCGTTCGAGGAATATATTCAAAAAGCTCTCTCTTTGGGGTTAAAGGAGATTACTTTTACAGAACATGCCCCCTTTCCTGACGGATTTTCGGATACAGTTCCAACGAGGGACAGCGCAATGCAGCACAAAGATTTAATTGATTACTTCAAGGAAATAGACAGGGTAAAAGAACGATTTAGAGGGAAAATAGTCATCAATGCTGGGCTTGAAGTTGATTATATCGAAGGCTTTGAAGAGGAAACAAAGTTTTTTTTAAATGAGATTGGAGAAAAGCTTGATGATGCGGTGTTATCCGTTCATTTTTTAAAGCAAGAAGGCAATTATGATTGCGTGGATTATAGTCCAGACTTGTTTGAATCCATGATTAAACAGTATGGATCCATTAAGGCCCTTTATAAAAAATACTATCAAACCGTTCTATACTCTATTAATGCAGACCTCGGCCCTTTTAAGCCGAAGCGTATAGGACATATCACGTTAATCAGGAAGTTTCATAAAAAGTTTCCGCAACCGGAGGATTTTAAAGAGGAAATCTTCACTATCCTTCAGTCGATAAAAAGAAACGGCTATGAACTAGATTACAATGGGGCAGGAACTGCTAAGCCCCTCTGCAGAGAACCATATCCTTCTGATTGGATCGTTCGGGAAGCCCAAAAAATGAAAATTCCACTTATTTATGGTTCAGATGCACACCAAACCAAAGATATGGGACAAGGGCTGAATGTTATGCTGTTTTAG
- a CDS encoding DUF2953 domain-containing protein, whose protein sequence is MKWLLLALLILLFLLFIILFTKITIFINYYHHKDNDDLKVEFRALFGLIKYKINVPLIKIDDNSPTIVLKETTQKSNNSENEKKDRKQFSAEDLLDSIRDTKELLEHVFKLHKIVKAFLGKVSIKQFEWRTIFGIGDAAYTGMLTGAFWAIKGSIVGLISHYMKMKQMPQLAVIPHFQQTVSQTQLKCIFQFRIGHAILAGMKLIKFWRGGRPRFRTKPLSVLSGDNSKSV, encoded by the coding sequence TTGAAATGGCTGCTTCTTGCCCTGTTGATTCTTTTGTTCCTGCTATTTATCATTCTTTTTACGAAAATCACTATATTTATAAATTATTATCATCACAAGGATAACGATGATTTAAAAGTAGAATTCAGAGCCTTGTTTGGTTTGATTAAGTATAAAATCAATGTTCCCTTGATAAAAATTGACGATAACTCTCCTACTATCGTTCTTAAAGAAACAACTCAGAAAAGTAATAACAGCGAAAATGAGAAGAAGGATAGGAAACAGTTTTCAGCGGAGGATTTGCTTGACAGCATCCGGGATACAAAAGAGCTCTTAGAGCATGTTTTTAAGTTGCATAAAATTGTCAAAGCATTTTTAGGAAAAGTTTCGATTAAACAGTTTGAATGGAGAACAATATTTGGTATCGGAGATGCTGCTTACACCGGAATGCTCACAGGTGCATTTTGGGCAATAAAAGGCAGTATAGTCGGGTTGATAAGCCATTATATGAAAATGAAACAAATGCCCCAACTGGCTGTTATCCCTCATTTTCAGCAAACGGTCTCACAAACCCAATTAAAATGTATTTTTCAGTTTCGAATCGGGCATGCTATTTTAGCAGGAATGAAACTGATTAAGTTCTGGAGAGGCGGACGGCCCCGTTTTAGGACAAAGCCATTATCTGTCTTGTCCGGCGATAATTCAAAATCCGTTTAG